A region of Jannaschia sp. W003 DNA encodes the following proteins:
- a CDS encoding esterase-like activity of phytase family protein, whose translation MRFRPLCALALGAALPACAADTVGSHVWEPDWARAGGYSALWLGEDGLDFVALSDRGSWVRGRLVRDAAGAVSAVAVAAHGPLLRSTGGPLKGGESDAEGLAKVGDTFYVSYEGVTRVMRHPTLEGVPERIPRHPDFERMQSNSGLEALAADAAGRLYAIPERSTAEDGAPLPVGETVPDVGGDGHPFPVYRYDPEDAVWDWAFSIPREGAFLVSGADFGPDGRLYVLERDFAVIGFRSRIRSFAADGTDGRVEMVSPLRAHDNLEGISIWRDARGRIRATMISDDNLRRTLQTTEFVDYVLSGPDGAATGADG comes from the coding sequence ATGCGCTTCCGTCCTCTCTGCGCCCTCGCGCTAGGCGCGGCGCTCCCGGCCTGTGCCGCCGACACGGTCGGCTCCCACGTGTGGGAGCCGGACTGGGCGCGTGCGGGCGGCTACTCGGCGCTGTGGCTGGGCGAGGACGGGCTCGACTTCGTGGCGCTCTCGGATCGGGGCTCCTGGGTGCGCGGCCGCCTCGTGCGCGACGCCGCGGGCGCGGTGAGCGCCGTCGCCGTCGCGGCGCACGGCCCGCTCCTGCGCTCCACGGGCGGCCCGCTGAAGGGCGGCGAGAGCGATGCCGAGGGGTTGGCCAAGGTGGGCGACACCTTCTACGTCTCCTACGAGGGCGTGACGCGGGTGATGCGCCACCCCACCCTGGAGGGCGTGCCCGAGCGCATCCCCCGTCACCCCGACTTCGAGCGGATGCAGAGCAACAGTGGCTTGGAGGCCCTGGCCGCGGATGCCGCGGGACGGCTCTACGCGATCCCCGAACGCTCCACGGCGGAGGACGGCGCGCCACTGCCCGTCGGCGAGACGGTTCCGGACGTCGGCGGCGACGGCCATCCGTTCCCGGTCTACCGCTACGACCCGGAGGACGCGGTCTGGGACTGGGCCTTCTCGATTCCGCGCGAGGGGGCGTTCCTGGTCTCGGGCGCGGACTTCGGCCCCGACGGGCGGCTCTACGTGCTCGAGCGCGACTTCGCGGTGATCGGCTTCCGCTCGCGCATCCGCTCCTTCGCGGCGGACGGCACGGACGGGCGGGTGGAGATGGTCTCGCCCCTGCGCGCCCACGACAACCTCGAGGGCATCAGCATCTGGCGCGACGCCCGGGGCCGCATCCGCGCGACCATGATCTCCGACGACAACCTGCGCCGCACGCTGCAGACCACGGAGTTCGTGGACTACGTGCTGTCGGGGCCGGACGGGGCGGCGACGGGCGCCGACGGCTAG
- a CDS encoding NAD(P)H-binding protein has protein sequence MSLRVAMVGATGAVGGHALAALLADPRVGHVTVLGRRPTGRAHPKLRERIVAMDDAAALAEAVPDADAALSTLGVGEPSAADAATFRRVDHDLPLAFARAARARGARHFTSLGSIGAGARGMGGFLRTKGELERAIGALGFEGVSLLRPSMILTPENRYGASQAATLWLWPRLAPVLRGPLLPLRGIPVERLGRAAAAATAGMAPGVAVLRWPELDRLADEVPPPSAR, from the coding sequence TTGAGCCTGCGCGTCGCCATGGTCGGGGCCACCGGCGCGGTGGGCGGCCACGCCCTCGCTGCGCTGCTGGCGGACCCGCGCGTCGGGCACGTCACCGTGCTGGGACGGCGGCCCACCGGGCGGGCGCATCCCAAGCTGCGCGAGCGCATCGTGGCCATGGACGACGCCGCCGCGCTGGCCGAGGCGGTGCCGGACGCCGACGCCGCCCTCAGCACCCTCGGCGTGGGCGAGCCCAGCGCCGCGGACGCCGCGACCTTCCGGCGCGTGGACCACGACCTGCCGCTCGCCTTCGCCCGCGCGGCGCGGGCGCGGGGCGCGCGGCACTTCACGAGCCTCGGCTCGATCGGGGCGGGCGCGCGGGGGATGGGCGGCTTCCTCCGCACCAAGGGCGAGCTGGAGCGGGCGATCGGGGCCTTGGGCTTCGAGGGCGTCTCGCTGCTGCGCCCCTCGATGATCCTGACGCCCGAGAACCGCTACGGCGCGTCGCAGGCGGCGACGCTGTGGCTCTGGCCGCGCCTCGCGCCGGTGCTGCGCGGCCCGCTCCTGCCCCTGCGCGGCATCCCGGTGGAGCGGCTGGGCCGCGCGGCCGCCGCCGCCACCGCGGGCATGGCGCCGGGCGTGGCGGTGCTGCGCTGGCCCGAGCTGGACCGCCTCGCGGACGAGGTTCCGCCGCCCTCCGCGCGCTAG
- a CDS encoding LOG family protein, with amino-acid sequence MPDERRNHPMRDSREDVSTAEGVPDTPQTRSPSYRLAYDDEDFLCRDELRPARLQLELMKATLLMDEAEVESTVVMFGGARVPRPAEADMARTETLRGLAAQYEEARTFARLVTERSLAETGGRRNVIVTGGGPGVMEAGNRGAADAGGRSVGLNIVLPHEQAPNAYVTPELSFNFHYFAIRKMHFLMRASAICVFPGGFGTLDELFESLTLIQTGRMERVPFLLFGEAFWRRIVDWEALEEAGTIGPDDLALFRFVETAADALALMEDWPLEQTRREFIR; translated from the coding sequence ATGCCCGACGAACGCCGCAACCACCCTATGCGCGACAGCCGCGAGGACGTCTCCACCGCGGAGGGCGTGCCCGACACCCCCCAGACCCGCTCGCCGTCCTACCGCCTCGCCTACGACGACGAGGACTTCCTGTGCCGCGACGAGCTGCGCCCCGCGCGGCTGCAGCTCGAGCTGATGAAGGCCACGCTGCTGATGGACGAGGCCGAGGTCGAGAGCACCGTGGTCATGTTCGGCGGCGCCCGCGTGCCCCGCCCCGCCGAGGCCGACATGGCCCGCACCGAGACCCTGCGCGGGCTGGCCGCCCAGTACGAGGAGGCCCGCACCTTCGCCCGGCTCGTGACCGAGCGCAGCCTCGCCGAGACCGGCGGGCGCCGCAACGTGATCGTCACCGGGGGCGGCCCGGGCGTGATGGAGGCCGGCAACCGCGGCGCCGCCGACGCGGGCGGCCGCTCCGTGGGCCTCAACATCGTGCTGCCCCACGAGCAGGCGCCCAACGCGTACGTGACGCCGGAGCTGTCGTTCAACTTCCACTACTTCGCGATCCGCAAGATGCACTTCCTGATGCGGGCCTCGGCGATCTGCGTGTTCCCGGGCGGCTTCGGCACCCTCGACGAGCTGTTCGAGTCGCTGACGCTGATCCAGACGGGGCGCATGGAGCGGGTGCCGTTCCTGCTGTTCGGCGAGGCGTTCTGGCGCCGCATCGTCGACTGGGAGGCGCTGGAGGAGGCGGGCACCATCGGCCCCGACGACCTCGCCCTGTTCCGCTTCGTGGAAACGGCCGCGGATGCGCTGGCGCTGATGGAGGACTGGCCGCTGGAGCAGACGCGCCGCGAGTTCATCCGTTGA
- a CDS encoding serine/threonine dehydratase, whose translation MTDWQAEIEAAAARVDGHVRRTPVCTLDVGGHRFEAKLEHMQHTGSFKARGAFNTLLAADVPAGGVVAASGGNHGAAVGYAAAALGHPAHVFVPEIAGAAKIAVIERSGATCHVVPGVYADALAAARAHEAATGAMQVHAYDAVPTLAGQGTCLREWERQGLEADTVLIAVGGGGLIGGALGWLAGRRKVVAVEPRRAPTLHAALEAGAPVDVEVGGVAANALGASRIGTLCFGLARGVRSVLVEDDAIIHARRALWQEARQLVEPAGAAALAALLSGAYVPEPGERVAVLLCGANPEPDPLDA comes from the coding sequence ATGACCGATTGGCAGGCGGAAATCGAGGCCGCGGCGGCGCGCGTCGACGGCCACGTCCGGCGCACGCCCGTCTGCACGCTGGACGTGGGCGGACACCGCTTCGAGGCCAAGCTCGAGCACATGCAGCACACCGGCAGCTTCAAGGCGCGGGGGGCGTTCAACACGCTGCTCGCCGCAGACGTGCCCGCGGGCGGCGTGGTGGCGGCCTCGGGCGGCAACCACGGCGCGGCGGTGGGATATGCGGCGGCGGCCCTCGGGCACCCGGCCCACGTGTTCGTGCCGGAGATCGCGGGGGCGGCCAAGATCGCGGTGATCGAGCGCTCGGGCGCCACCTGCCACGTGGTGCCGGGGGTCTACGCGGACGCGCTCGCCGCCGCGCGCGCCCACGAGGCGGCGACGGGCGCGATGCAGGTCCATGCCTACGACGCGGTGCCGACGCTGGCGGGGCAGGGGACGTGCCTGCGGGAATGGGAGCGGCAGGGCCTGGAGGCCGACACCGTGCTGATCGCGGTGGGCGGGGGCGGGCTGATCGGCGGGGCGCTCGGCTGGCTGGCCGGGCGCCGCAAGGTGGTGGCGGTGGAGCCGCGCCGCGCGCCGACGCTCCACGCCGCGCTGGAAGCGGGGGCGCCGGTGGACGTGGAGGTGGGCGGCGTGGCCGCCAATGCGCTGGGCGCGAGCCGCATCGGCACGCTGTGCTTCGGGCTGGCGAGGGGCGTGCGCTCGGTGCTGGTCGAGGACGACGCCATCATCCACGCCCGCCGCGCGCTCTGGCAGGAGGCGCGGCAGCTCGTGGAGCCGGCGGGGGCGGCGGCGCTCGCGGCGCTCTTGTCGGGGGCCTACGTGCCGGAGCCGGGCGAGCGCGTGGCGGTGCTCCTGTGCGGGGCGAACCCGGAGCCGGATCCGCTGGACGCGTAG
- a CDS encoding DMT family transporter has protein sequence MPPILVPVLVVAAVGVGFAVQAPLNAALGRAIGSSVAAAAISFGVGFAVLLGLALAFGQAGAFGRATAVPPVLWLGGVLGAGVVWAMLWSVPTVGILTAIAALLLGQLGGALVLDALGAFGAPVTPVTPRRVVALVLVAGGLVLSRL, from the coding sequence ATGCCCCCGATCCTCGTTCCCGTCCTCGTGGTCGCGGCCGTCGGCGTCGGCTTCGCCGTGCAGGCGCCGCTCAACGCCGCCCTCGGCCGGGCCATCGGCTCCAGCGTTGCCGCGGCGGCGATCTCGTTCGGCGTGGGCTTCGCGGTGCTGCTCGGCCTCGCGCTCGCCTTCGGGCAGGCCGGCGCGTTCGGGCGCGCGACGGCGGTGCCGCCCGTGCTGTGGCTCGGCGGCGTCCTGGGCGCGGGGGTCGTGTGGGCGATGCTCTGGTCGGTGCCCACGGTCGGCATCCTGACGGCCATCGCCGCCCTCCTGCTCGGCCAGCTCGGCGGCGCGCTGGTGCTGGACGCGCTGGGGGCCTTCGGCGCGCCCGTGACGCCGGTCACGCCGCGCCGGGTGGTGGCGTTGGTGTTGGTGGCCGGGGGGCTGGTTTTGTCGCGGTTGTAG
- the dapD gene encoding 2,3,4,5-tetrahydropyridine-2,6-dicarboxylate N-succinyltransferase, with amino-acid sequence MSSTNDQLEAAIEAAWEDRDAVSPQTTGAAREAIEATLDALDGGRLRVAERGEDGTWHVNQWAKKAVLLGFRLKPMELQEGGPQGGAWWDKVDSKFAGWNAAKWEQAGFRAVPNCVVRRSAYVAPGAVLMPSFVNVGAYVGEGSMVDTWATVGSCAQIGRNVHLSGGVGIGGVLEPMQAGPTIIEDDCFVGARSEVVEGCIVREGSVIGMGVFIGQSTKIVDRETGDVSYGEVPAGSVVVAGSMPSKNGVHLYCAVIVKKVDARTRSKTSINELLRD; translated from the coding sequence ATGTCCTCCACGAACGACCAGCTCGAAGCCGCGATCGAGGCCGCCTGGGAGGACCGCGACGCCGTCTCGCCCCAGACCACGGGGGCCGCGCGCGAGGCGATCGAGGCCACGCTCGACGCGCTCGACGGGGGCCGCCTGCGGGTGGCGGAGCGCGGCGAGGACGGGACCTGGCACGTGAACCAGTGGGCCAAGAAGGCGGTGCTGCTCGGCTTCCGCCTCAAGCCGATGGAGCTGCAGGAGGGCGGGCCGCAGGGCGGCGCGTGGTGGGACAAGGTCGACTCGAAGTTCGCCGGCTGGAACGCCGCGAAGTGGGAGCAGGCCGGCTTCCGCGCGGTGCCGAACTGCGTGGTGCGCCGCTCGGCCTACGTGGCGCCGGGCGCCGTGCTGATGCCGAGCTTCGTGAACGTCGGCGCCTACGTGGGCGAGGGCTCCATGGTGGACACCTGGGCCACGGTGGGCTCCTGCGCGCAGATCGGGCGCAACGTGCACCTGTCGGGCGGCGTCGGCATCGGCGGCGTGCTGGAGCCGATGCAGGCGGGCCCCACCATCATCGAGGACGACTGCTTCGTGGGCGCGCGCTCCGAGGTGGTCGAGGGCTGCATCGTGCGCGAGGGTTCGGTGATCGGCATGGGCGTGTTCATCGGCCAGTCCACCAAGATCGTGGACCGCGAGACCGGCGACGTCTCCTACGGCGAGGTGCCGGCAGGCTCGGTGGTCGTGGCCGGCTCCATGCCGTCCAAGAACGGCGTGCACCTCTACTGCGCGGTGATCGTGAAGAAGGTCGATGCCCGCACCCGCTCCAAGACCTCGATCAACGAGCTGCTGCGCGACTGA